From the genome of Desulfobaculum xiamenense:
GTCCCGGCCGGACGCCTCGCCGCCCGTGCGGACCTGATTCGCATTCCAGAGCCTGAAAATGATTCGGCCCGCCCTCGCACTGTCGCGAAGGCGGGCCGAAATGTTTTTCGTGCCGGGAGCTGGGTCACTCGTCGTTGTTCATGACGCTGGCTCCACGGCGGGAGCGGTACAGCCGGAAGCCGATCCACGTGGAGGCCACGAAGAGCACCACGCTTAAGGTGATGCGCAGGGCCGGGTCCACGTTGAAGCCGCTACCGAGCAGGGCGAAGATGAGCGTCTGCGGAATGAAGCCCAGCGCGGAACCCGCGAGGTAGGGCGTGGCGCGTACGCCGCTCACACCGGCCAGCAGGTTGGTGAGCAGATTGCTGCCCACGGGCATGAAGCGGATGACGAGGGTGGTGCTGAAGGTGTTTCCGCGCAGGAATTCGTCCACCTTGCGGATGCGATGGCCGAAGCGGCGCGCCACGAAGGAGCGCCCGAACAGCCGTGCGTAGAAGAAGGCCATGGCGCAGCCGATGGCGGTGCCGAGCGTGCCGAGGGCCGTTCCGGTTACGAATCCGAAGGCGTAGCCGCCGAGGAAGCTCACCACCTGTCGCGGCAGGCCCACTGCGGTGAACAGCGCCGCCGCGAGGGTGAACATGCCAAGCCCCGCCGCGCCGTGTCCGCGAATGTGCGTGTCGATCCAGCGCTCGTCCATGGTTCCGCCGAGGTCCATGGCGTTGAGCAGCGCGCCAGCCGCGACGAGCACGGCCAGCATGACGAATCCTTTGAAATAGGCGCGGGCCTGTTTGCGATCCAAGTGCAGCTCCCGAAAATTGGGGACGGTGATATCAGCTCCGTCGTCCCGGCTGGGCGGGGCGGCGCAGATACAAAAGGAGAGAGGCGCACGCCGCGAGGCATTGCCCCGTGGCGAGCACGATGTCGTGCCGATGCCATGCCGCCGCAAGGCAGCAGAGCATGCCGATCACGGCCGCGAAGATGGCCGGTGGCCTCGGTCGGTCGTGCAGGATGACCTGTGCGGCGAACCATCCCTGAAGGGTGAGGCCTGCGGCGAGCGCCCACCAGGAATGGTCCGTCGGCATGACGGCTAGTTGTGTTCCTTGATGCGGTAATTGGCGAAGCGCTTCTGCATCCAGCACACGGCGAAGAGGTCGTAGGACGAGGCCACCAGCCGGTCCCACGTGCCGTACTTGCTTTCGCCGTGGCGGCGCGGGCGGTGGTTCACGGGAATCTCCACGACCTTCGCGCCCTGCATCTTCATGAGGGTGGGCAGGAAGCGGTGCATGCCGGTGAACATGGGCAGCCTGCGGGCCATGTCCGTGCGCATGAGCTTGAGCGAGCAGCCCGTGTCGCGCACGGTCTCGCGGGTCAGGCGGTTGCGCACGCCGTTGGCGATGATGGAGCTGACGCGCTTGACCAGCGTGTCGCGCCGGGTGGCGCGCCAACCGATGACCATGTCCGCGTCGTTGGCCGTGATGGTCTCCACGAGCTTGGCGATGTCCGCCGGGTCGTTCTGGAGGTCTGCATCCATGGTGATGATGACCTCGCCGGTGGCGGCGGCGAACCCGGCTCCGAAGGCTGCGGACTGGCCGCAGTTCTTCTCGAACGCGAGATAGCGGACGTGGGAATCGTTTTGGGCGAGGTTTTTCATGACGGCGAGGGACGTGTCGGTGCTCGCGTCATCGACGAAGATGGTTTCCCACTCCAGGCTCAGAGGCTCGACGGCCTTTCTGATTTCCTCAAACAGTATGGGCAGGTTCTGTTCCTCGTTGAAAACGGGGATGACCAGTGATACGCTTTTGATATCGATCATGACCGGACTGGGATAGTCAATTTGGAAAAAGTTGTAAATAGTGTTTGACAATCGTCAGACCACAGGTGTAGACACTCGTTTCTCGACAGCGTTGCGGGGTGGAGCAGCACGGTAGCTCGTCGGGCTCATAACCCGAAGGTCATAGGTTCAAATCCTGTCCCCGCTACCAACGATCATCCGAGCCTCGGGCTTTGGCCCGAGGCTCTTCTCATCACAACGGATGCATCCTGTCGAGAATGATTTTCCCCGGATCGACGAAATCGGAAAATGTCCGAAAAAGTCCTTGCCAAGGGAAGATCGAAAGCGTAGACACGCTTTCGCAACAGCGTTGCGGGGTGGAGCAGCATGGTAGCTCGTCGGGCTCATAACCCGAAGGTCATAGGTTCAAATCCTGTCCCCGCTACCAAAGATTATCAAAGGGTCTAGCACTTAGTGCTAGACCCTTTTGTTTTTGGGCCGTTAGTCAAGCCTGCAATAGATCCTAATTGTATGAGCTTCTCTGCAGGGATAGTTGAGCTGGACAGGGAGAATTTTTGAATATTGTTTGCGGTCAGGTGGGCTCTAGAATAAACCTATTGGGATCTTACACACTAGCCAACCTAGGATGTGGTGCTGGATGCGTATCATAGATAGCGCTATGAGTATCCATGTGGTCGAGGTTCTGCGGGCGGTTAAGTGTTGGTGCTGGGCCTTGTGCGAAAAGTTGCTGATCGTTGAGGGCGCGTTTTGACCCAGGTGGGATTCGTATGTGATTTGCAAGTTAGATAGAACCACGGGTTTGTGGATCACACAGCATTTCCTTGGGCGAGTCGGGAGTGGCGATATCTTAATTGGTGAGAATGGCGAAAAAGAGGAGGAAAGCAAAATGGTAAAATATGATAAGCAAGAAATTATGAAGACAATTTATGAACTTCAAGCGGATTCTGATGGAGGGGTTTTTGTTGATGAGATATTGCAAGCAATGGGATTGTCAGATTGGGAGCTTGGACCGTTTTCAGAGTTTTGCGCCGAGATGTCTAGGGAGGCGTACTTGGTCGCAATTGACGGTGGTGTTCGTTATAGTTTGACTAGGGAAGGGAAAGCGCAAGTAGAGATGCTAATTATGTAATATTATGCATATTCCATAGCGCTTAAGTGAGATTACTGAAAGCATATAATTGTCGATGCATATGTGATCAAAAGTGGATATACAGGCATGCTCATGATTCCATAATTGAATTCTGAGATTGAAGTGTGCTTCGTAACTCAATTCATTTTGTTACTATCAATGAATTGCTATCCTTGTTTTCGTTCCGTTGGGTGTGCCGAGATTTAGGTGGCCGCTCAGGTAGACAATAGGGTGGAAGGCTTCTTGCCTTTTTGTGTTTGGTTGAATTATACCGCGTGCGTCTCGGCCATCCTGAAGCGATTTTGCAATGATTGACCGCGTCGCCGCTAGCCATTCTCTTTGTCGCGCTAGTTTTTCGAGTTGTGCGGTAAAGTTTTCTGCCGCGGGTGGGAGAACCCATAGTTTTAATAGTTTGTTGGGAGAAGAAGGCCCTGTCAGTGGATCTGGGGACAACTCCCCGATCCCTCATAAGTTCCCCCCCCCGCCCGTCTGCCCCATCCGGAAAGGTGCGCGCGCACCCGTTGCCTTCCGGGCCGGGTTCGGGCAATGTGCGCGGCGTGCAGAGTGATTTGATCATCAGGAGGACGATGTGCAGATAGAGGTGCTTTTCAGCCAGTGGGACCAGTATGAGCTTCTGGATTCCGGCGAGGGTCGCAAGCTCGAACGCTTTGGCGAGGTGATTCTCGTTCGCGGGGAGCCGCGCGCGTGGTGGAAGCCGAGCCTGCCCGAGCGCGAATGGAACCGCGCCGTGGCCATCCATGACGAGCGTAACTGGACCTTCAAGCCCGGTGCTCCGCGTGAGTGGCTGCTGCCTTGCAACGGCAACACGCTGCTGGCTCGCTTCACCGAGACCTCCAAGCATGTCGGCGTGTTTCCCGAGCAGTGGCCCCACTGGATGCGCCTTGCCAAGCACGGCGAACCCGTGCGCGACCGCAAGCCCCGCCTGCTGAACCTCTTCGGCTACACCGGCGCGGCCACGCTGGCCGCCGTGCGTGCGGGATTCGAGACCACCCACGTGGACGCCTCCAAGCCCGCCATCGCGTGGGGCCGCCGCAATCAGGAGCTTTCCGGCCTGAAGGACGAGAACATCCGCTTCCTGCTCGACGACGCTATCAAGTTCGTCAAGCGCGAGGTGCGCCGTGGCAACCGCTACGAGGCGGTGCTCCTCGATCCCCCGGCTTTCGGGCGCGGTCCGAACAAGGAATTGTGGAAGGTGGACGCGCAGGTGGCCGATCTGCTCGCCGACTGCGGACAGCTCTTGTCCGATGATGCGCGGCTCGTCATCCTGACCATGTACAATACCAACGCCTCGGCGCTCATGCTGCGCAATCTGCTGATCGACGCCATGCCCCATGCGGGCGGGAGCATCGAGATCGGCGAGCTGGCGTTGGCTCATTCCAGCGGCGACAAGGTCCTTCCGCGCTCCCTGTGGGGCGTGTGGCAGGCCTAGCGTTTCGCATTCGCATTTTTCGAATGATCGAAGGCCCACCGGCGCGTGTCGGTGGGCCTTCTTGCGTGTGTGGGGCGGTTAGCGATTGAAGATGTGCAGGTAGCGGGCGTAGCCTTCGCGCTCCATGTCCTCGCGCGGGATGAAGCGCAGGGCGGCGGAGTTCATGCAGTAGCGCAGGCCGGTGGTGGGCGGTCCGTCGTCGAAGACGTGGCCGAGGTGGTTGTCGCCGTGGCGGCTTCGGACTTCGGTGCGCACGGAGAACAGCTTGCGGTCCTCACGCGTGACGATGTTCGCAGGCTCCAGCGGGCGGTCGAAGCTCGGCCAGCCCGTGCCGGAGTCGTACTTGTTCGTGGAGCTGAACAGCGGTTCGCCGGAAAGGACGTCCACGTAGATGCCGTCGCGCTTTTCGTTCCAGTAGGTGTTGTGGAAGGGGCGTTCCGTTCCTTCCTCCTGTGTCACTTCGAATTCGAGGGGGGAGAGGAGCGAGCGAAGGGCCTTGGCGTCGGGCTTCTCGTAGCTGGTCCATGGGCCGTCGCTGGCCGTGGTGTTCGTGGTCATGGCCGTCACCGCCTTGTCGGTTGTCTGGTCCGGCGCGGTGCCCGCGTCCCGCGTCCACGCGCTGGTGAGCGGCAGGGCGAGCAGAAGCGCCATGGCATAGGCAAGAGGCTTCATGGTCAACCTTCCGTGTTGCGGTTGGTGCTTCATAAAAAATGATGCCGCGCGCCGAAAAGTCAACGCCGGGCGCGAGGGGTGGGCGCGCGTGAGCATGCGAAAGGGGCCGTAGGACGGTGTGTCCTGCGGCCCCTTGGCGTTTCGGATGGCGGCGGTGTTCGCTAGTCTTCGAGGAAGTAGTCCACGGTGGTGACCACGCGGACGTTCTTGATTTCCGGAGTGTTGGCGTCGCGGTTGGTGATGGTGAACAGGCCCTGCGTGGCGCGGCGGATGGAGCCGACCTTGCTTTGCGAGTCCTTGGCGAACTGGCTGGCGGCGTCGCGGGCGTTCTGAGTGGCGTCGGCGATCATCTTGGGCTTTATGGCGTTGAGTCCGGTGAAGCTGAATTCCGGCTGGCTGCCGTAGTCCTGCGCCAGCGCGACGCCAGCGGTGACGAGCTGGCCGGATTCGGCCATGGCCTTCTTGACCTCGGCCACCTTGGGGGTGTGCACGGTGAGCGTGGCGCGGGCCGAATAGCGGGCCAGCGGCGGCCTGTCGGACACGTAGCCCTGTGCCTGATAGTCGGTGATCTGCGGGACGCTGCGGCCGATTTCCTCGGCGGTGAAGCCGCGCTTGGCGAGGAAGGCGGTGACGGTGGCGTCGGCGGCGTCCAGCTCTTCCTGCAACTTGGGCAGGGAATTGGCGCTAGCGGTGAACACGATGGGCCAGATGGCGAGGTCCGCCTGCACTTCGCATTCGGCGAGGCCCTTGACCGTGACGTAGCGCTCGGCGGCCTTGAGGCGCACCAGTCCGTCCGAGAGGAAATATCCGGCCATGGCGAGGCCGATGGCGATGGTCGCGCCGAGGATGAGCGCGGCGCTGCGGGAGTGGTTCATGGTTGTCCTTCTCTTGAATGATGGTTGCCGAAATTTTGGTCAGTCTAATCCCGTGTGGAGCCGAGGTAAAGATGGCCGGTGACGGCGCGTGCCGCAAGGCCTTGCGCGGGCGGCTCACACCCGCCACGGTCCGGCTGGCGGCTCGGGAAAGACGATGTAGCGGCGTCCGGCGAAGTTGAGGGCGAGGCCCATGAGGTCCGCCGTGATCTTGGAGCAGGTTGGCGACGCACCGGCGGCAACGAGCGTCTGCATGATCGTGAGGTCGAACAGGCCCACCGCTGCGACGACGCCCGCATAGACCGCCAACTCTCCTGCCGCGCCCCAGCGTACGCCGTGGCGGAAGAGCAGGGTGATGCACAAGAGGTAGTTGGCCGCTGCGGCGACGACGAAAGCCCCGACCACCGAGGCGGTCAGCCCGGCCCCGGCGCTGGAGAGTAGCCAGAAGACGACGAGGTTCGCCAGCGCGCAGGCTCCGCCGATGAACAGGTACACGAGGAACTGGATGGGCACCGGGGCCTTGTGGGCGCTGTAGCGCAGGATGCAGTACAACGCGCGAAGCCCGTCCTTCCAGTTGATCTTCTTGCCCTCAAGGGTGGTGCGGCCGTGGTAGGCGACGGCCATCTCGTACACGCGAAGGCGCATCTGTGCCACCTTGGCCGTGACCTCCGGCTCGAAACCGAAGCGTTCCTCGCGCAGGTCGATGGACTGGATGACTTCGCGCCGGAAGAGTTTGTAGCAGGTTTCCATGTCCGTGAGGTCGAGGTCTGTGAACAGGTTGGAGAGGAAGGTCAGCCCCTTGTTCATGAGGCTGTGCCAGAAGTGGAGCACCCGCCGCGCATGGGGCTTCAGGTAACGCGATCCGAAGACCACGTCTGCTTCGTCGTCCACCAGCGGCTTCACCAGCCGTCGCAGGTCCTGCGGGTCGTATTCGAGGTCCGCGTCCTGAATGGCCACGAAGTCCCCGGTGGCGTTGGCGAAGCCGGTGCGAAGCGCCGCGCCCTTGCCCATGTTGCGCTCGTGGGCGAGCACGCGGATGGCCGGCTCCTTGGCGGCCAGTTCCCGCGCCACGGTGAGGCTGGCGTCCGTGGAGCGGTCGTCCACGATGAGAATTTCGAGGGAGAGCATGTCGTCGCGGATGGCCAGCAGGCGCTCCATGCAATGGGCGAGGGTCTTTTCCTCGTTGTAGCAGGGGACGACGACGGACAGGGTGAAGGCGTGGTCGAACATGTCGGCTCCGTGTCAGCGTGAGGGGGTTGGACTGTGGGCGGTATCGTCGGTGGGGTCGCCGTCTGGGCGCTTTCGCCGCGCGGCCACGCGTTCCGCAATGCGCGACAGACCCGCTCCGGCGACCATGGCCACCAGCGGAACGACGGGCGCGCGGAAGCGGTCCACGCTCATGGGCCCGGCGGACAGCGCAAGCAGGCATGCGGCCAGCGCGAGGGGCAAGACGATTTCTGCACGGGGCAGGCGTAAGCGCCCAGCCGTGGCCGTGTGCGGAGTGCGGCATTCTGTGGCAAATCCGTATAGCAGAAGCCCCCATAGCGCGGCGAGGTAGGCGCTACCTGCGGCGAGGCTCGCCACGAGGAGGCGCTCCTCGCGCAGGACGTGGGCGATGAAGTCCCCGAGGGGCATGCTGACGAACTTGTAGATGATGCCGCTGCCGCCGTGGCGCTGGCCCAGAAGCTCCGGGATGTGGCCCGTGGACGATTGCAGCAACAGCGGCAGCGCCCCGCGTAGGCCCACGCGCAGCGCGGCGGCGGGGTGCTCGGCGAGGATGCGCAGCCCCTCGCGGCGCATGAAGACGTGGCGCTCGCGCGGGGGGAGGGCTGCGGCGAGGGCCTGATGTTCGTGGCGAACCGTCTGCCAGTCCCGTCCGTCATGCACGGCCAAGACGGCGGAGGCGATGTATTCGTAGAGGGCGTAGTCCGCCGCGGTGGAGAAGCTCGGCATGTCGGCGAGGCGGGCGTTGCGCTCGGTCCATGCCCCGGTGGCGATAATGTGCGCGACGAGCATGAGCGCCACGAGGGCGGTGCGAAGCGGCAGGGCCCGGCGCAGCAGCGTCACAATGGCGCAGGCGGCGGCCACCCATGGCAGGTAGAGGGCGATAGGGCGGATGAAGGTCGCGACGGTGAGCATGGAGAAGCCCGCGCACAGGGCGGCGGCGCGCACGCGTCCCGCTCGCAGGCCGAGGAGCATGCACCATGTGGCGCAGGCCACGGCGAGGGTGAAGGGAATTTCGGTCATGATGCGGCACGCGTTGATGAGCAGTG
Proteins encoded in this window:
- a CDS encoding TVP38/TMEM64 family protein, which encodes MDRKQARAYFKGFVMLAVLVAAGALLNAMDLGGTMDERWIDTHIRGHGAAGLGMFTLAAALFTAVGLPRQVVSFLGGYAFGFVTGTALGTLGTAIGCAMAFFYARLFGRSFVARRFGHRIRKVDEFLRGNTFSTTLVIRFMPVGSNLLTNLLAGVSGVRATPYLAGSALGFIPQTLIFALLGSGFNVDPALRITLSVVLFVASTWIGFRLYRSRRGASVMNNDE
- a CDS encoding glycosyltransferase family 2 protein, with the translated sequence MIDIKSVSLVIPVFNEEQNLPILFEEIRKAVEPLSLEWETIFVDDASTDTSLAVMKNLAQNDSHVRYLAFEKNCGQSAAFGAGFAAATGEVIITMDADLQNDPADIAKLVETITANDADMVIGWRATRRDTLVKRVSSIIANGVRNRLTRETVRDTGCSLKLMRTDMARRLPMFTGMHRFLPTLMKMQGAKVVEIPVNHRPRRHGESKYGTWDRLVASSYDLFAVCWMQKRFANYRIKEHN
- a CDS encoding class I SAM-dependent methyltransferase; amino-acid sequence: MQIEVLFSQWDQYELLDSGEGRKLERFGEVILVRGEPRAWWKPSLPEREWNRAVAIHDERNWTFKPGAPREWLLPCNGNTLLARFTETSKHVGVFPEQWPHWMRLAKHGEPVRDRKPRLLNLFGYTGAATLAAVRAGFETTHVDASKPAIAWGRRNQELSGLKDENIRFLLDDAIKFVKREVRRGNRYEAVLLDPPAFGRGPNKELWKVDAQVADLLADCGQLLSDDARLVILTMYNTNASALMLRNLLIDAMPHAGGSIEIGELALAHSSGDKVLPRSLWGVWQA
- the msrB gene encoding peptide-methionine (R)-S-oxide reductase MsrB, with product MKPLAYAMALLLALPLTSAWTRDAGTAPDQTTDKAVTAMTTNTTASDGPWTSYEKPDAKALRSLLSPLEFEVTQEEGTERPFHNTYWNEKRDGIYVDVLSGEPLFSSTNKYDSGTGWPSFDRPLEPANIVTREDRKLFSVRTEVRSRHGDNHLGHVFDDGPPTTGLRYCMNSAALRFIPREDMEREGYARYLHIFNR
- a CDS encoding SIMPL domain-containing protein, coding for MNHSRSAALILGATIAIGLAMAGYFLSDGLVRLKAAERYVTVKGLAECEVQADLAIWPIVFTASANSLPKLQEELDAADATVTAFLAKRGFTAEEIGRSVPQITDYQAQGYVSDRPPLARYSARATLTVHTPKVAEVKKAMAESGQLVTAGVALAQDYGSQPEFSFTGLNAIKPKMIADATQNARDAASQFAKDSQSKVGSIRRATQGLFTITNRDANTPEIKNVRVVTTVDYFLED
- a CDS encoding glycosyltransferase produces the protein MFDHAFTLSVVVPCYNEEKTLAHCMERLLAIRDDMLSLEILIVDDRSTDASLTVARELAAKEPAIRVLAHERNMGKGAALRTGFANATGDFVAIQDADLEYDPQDLRRLVKPLVDDEADVVFGSRYLKPHARRVLHFWHSLMNKGLTFLSNLFTDLDLTDMETCYKLFRREVIQSIDLREERFGFEPEVTAKVAQMRLRVYEMAVAYHGRTTLEGKKINWKDGLRALYCILRYSAHKAPVPIQFLVYLFIGGACALANLVVFWLLSSAGAGLTASVVGAFVVAAAANYLLCITLLFRHGVRWGAAGELAVYAGVVAAVGLFDLTIMQTLVAAGASPTCSKITADLMGLALNFAGRRYIVFPEPPAGPWRV